The sequence AAAATGATGGTTTTTCCACTCATGATGGGTACATCTGTGCTCGGGTGTTTCATATTCAGCAGCCTTCACTTTCGACGGTGAGAGCGACACCTGGGCCTCTGCTGTACCTGCTTAAGTAAACAACTAAAACTACACAACAGGAAAGGAAGTGAGGCAGATGAAAGATTTCCTTCCAACCCCTCTCTACCACGCCTGCTAGGTAAGCATGTGGGCGTAGGGGGGAACATATGGCCAATGCCTTATGTCTTGGTGTTTCAGTAAACTGAAGGTCAAGGACACTAGATATGGTTTGATTAGACTGTAGATGCAGGCTATGTAGATCTATGCAAATACAGTCaggcacacatgcaaacatccCTTGGCTAAATTTTACTGGCTTGCAAAGTGTGAGGTCTCAGATGTAAAAAAATTGTTATGACAATTCAGTGAATCACTCACCCTGTGAATCATACAGTTGGGTAAGACGGGAAAAACAAGCTATCAGCATACTGATGGATTAACATAGTGGTCAACATGCCATTAAAGGGAATGGCAAAAATGAGAATTCATAAATTTGCCTGATCAAAAACTTTAATTGTTAACTTTGAAGTGTTAATAGTTATATGGTCCAAAACTGGCATTTAGCCTTAGTGCTGCCTCAGTTATTCAAAAACTGTGAATGAATGTGACTAAAATGTAagttttcatttgaacttttaaaataatcataataaatcAGTATATGAAATGTGCTGTTTCATTCAAAGGCCAAATAATATAAGTGAGAAGATGGACAAGGAGGACAGTGGATGTCCAATTTAATGAGCAAAAAGAGTTTCTATAATGAGGACCACCAGCTTTCACTCCCAAGGAACTAATGATGATGCTAAAAGTTGGCTTTTTGAAAAGACCCAAGTTTCCTACAGAAATATCCCAAATCTAATGTTGACCTGCCAGCGCTGCCCTGCGTGAAGAGTTCAATCTCCATTGCCCAAATGTTCACTGTGTCAACAGCGACCTCTGCTGACAGTTTTTATAAAGTACACTTACGCTGCATTTCTGTCTCCTACATTTGAACAGGTTCTGTGACAGAAAAAATGAGGTGTATTCAAAGAGGAGGTGAATGAACCCCACtgaaaatatgtgtaaatgtaaatatgtaaaaataatgaaattataaTTTAAACATTGATTACATCACTCATGTTGCCAGGTAACAGGAATGGGATCAAAACACACCACAGCCAGTGATGTCAGTGCAGGTTGTTGTGCAGGTTATTCACCTTAGTTGTGAAAAGGACAGCAgcctctttttatttcttcattgttAATGCATtcaattgttttcttttaatgggCGTGCTTTGAATAGCAGAATTGGGTGTTCATCTGTCCTTGTATGTGGCTTGGCAGAGCGAGcaaacaggaacaggaacaggATCTAAACATgtgagaatacacacacacagagccacacacacacaataaccaCCCAAATATTAAATTAGTTGACCGATGTGGTCAATGTGCACCTCCTTCCAAGAGACCacaattttaagatttttatcCACAGTCCTAATACAGATAACACACAgaataaacacagaaataaacagttGTGAACTTTGGTTTGGTTGTGTCAGGAATTTTATTTAATAACCTCTGCTGTTTCAAGATAAAAAAAGCTATCTGCGTTATGTGCTAATAAATTATGTCTTATTAtaaacaaatgtgacaaaagTCAACCTGTAATGATGTCTTTTAGACCCAAACTTCCCAATATGTAAAATagttataaaataaatagacTTACTTCCTTTTCAGATATCTAAAGGTATACGTAGCTTTCAAGACTGTGTTCTTAAAAAGAgcatttaaaaagaagaatCGTCATAAACTGCATGTAAATTCAGATTTGggcttgtttaaaaaaaagtagtaaaaaatgttggaaatgtTGATGAAAATCCTTCACCCAGACAGTCGAGGTGGACATGTTGTGTTCTCTTGTGTTCATTTGTACTGAATCAAATACTCTGGATATATTTGATTTGGatcaaaaattacaaaaattgtGGGATGTGTGATATCATCCACGCAACTGTCATGCAAGTTTTCAGAACATCCATGATCAGGTTTTAGGAAATGACGTTGTCCAGCGTTTGATTTTCCAGTTATCACCCGAGCTAAAAATATGGTCTTGGTTGGTGTACTTTGTGTTGGGCTGCCATGCGGTGGCAAAGGATCCGTGCTGCTCTCACTGTATTTGTCCGCATATGTTGCATGTCTTGCGAAATATAttcctaaataaaaacaaagaaagtcaCATTAACTGGGGAAAGTCTGTTGAACAGATACGTACATTACACAAACAGTTTCATGTATTATTGCATTGTTGTTACTGCATCATCTAACTTACCTTTTCCAAGCATATGACCGTTTTGTCCAGCTAATCGTAAATCGAAGTTGTACTTGCAAATGCTGTCAACATTTCTGAATTTAGTCCCATGAAAGAGTCTTTTCTCTTGAATTTCTTGGACACCTTGAATCCTCATTaactgtttctttttcctttgacacaaacaaagagaaagacaataTTGCTTCCAAAGAAGTGGAGTGCTGGATGGGATGGAGAGAGCAAAACTCATAGACCTACATACCTACAAAATATTTCCCAAAGATCCAAATTCTGTATCCTACTGATTGATACAATGGATCTGTCCAACAGCCCATCTTTCTTCACGTAATGTGCCACAGTCTGATACTCAGCGGTGAGCTCACTCAGTGGGGTTAACtgcaaaatatttcaaaatacaaaTAGGCATCCACTGtaacatgaaaacatacatgaacattaaaGCATATGTATAGTGTAGTCTTTGAATTCCAGTGGCTTTGTCTGATTTTTTATGAACATAAACATACTGAAAGCAAAAACCTCCATTAGAAGCAAATGAAGGcaactgaaaaatacaaattgGGTTTTGTGACCTTAGAATTATGGTTCTATCTGATTTGAGCacaaaaatgttattcaaaTGGCAATATTCTTTGACAAGTTAACATTTTGTCTAGTTTTATGTTATGCATAAATGgcacagattaaaaacaaaacaaaacaaaaaggtcaTTCTCTAACTTTGTTAAAGGAGCTGAAAAGATCATGACATGTTGCTcaatttaaaaacttaaaaccTCAAAATTGACGATTTTATCAAAAACAGTATGAATGGCGCACGGTTATAAATGCTTGTTATGTTAAGAGTCATTTTAGTATAATTTTTTAACTTGGGTAAAGCTGGTTTTTACCATGAGCTACCATGCTagacagctagctagctaatctTAATAAATACACAGCTCACAGCACAGCTCATGAAACTGTTATCatgaattaaatgttattatttttaactCCAGTTACTGTGACTACAGTAGAGATGACATCAATGAAGACCAACATTTTAATATGTAGGAATATAAGATAAATTCAGGTTTCTAGCTAATTGCTGAATGAGATTTAATGCTAACTCTATGGTTCTCACTGGGATTGTTATGTGTCTGTTTATAACTTGTgtactgcagacacacagtgatgaTAGTGACTGCATTCAGAGCTTAGAAACCGACATTGACAGTTTGCCCAGGCAAAAAAAACGGAAATCATTATGTCAGAGTAATGGCCAGAATATCTCTAAGAGGGGGAAACAACAGCAGGCCAATTCAGTAACAgactgaaaaaatgtaaaacaaggagagaaaacatccACAAATTAATAGAGAAGCACGTCAGAATATATAGAAAATCTTTATAACAGTGTTATCAAAAATAATCTTTTCAAAATCTTTAATGTGACCAAATATTCTCAATTCAAAATTGATGTCTGTCCCCAAATATCTTATATCATAACTACCTTCAGTAAGCTATATGATTTTGTGTATTAAAACAAAGTAGGACTAAACTGTGtacttttttcaacaaaaagtaaagaggtttgatattctatatttaaaGTAATAAAAGGGAACtttactgtatatcagtgtTGCTATCAAGGTAATAAAAACTTTGAACCATCTCAAAACCACTCGGTTAGCAGACAGAACCTTATTATTCTAAGGTCACAATTAGCTTGACTGAACagttttccattcatttctgtcATTATCACCTGATATGGAGCAGTGGAATCAACCATTTCCCAGAAGACAGGAGCAGCACTGAAGCAGGAGCAACTGTGGGAGGAAATCATTAACTATTCATTGAGCTGAaagtttcactttcattttacaAGAAACCAAACTTTGGACTTACTTATCTAGGACTCACTGTTGTGTAATATAACTCATctgttaaatttatttattttaagcttCATATTCACCTTCTCTGAAGGTCATAGCCTCGGTGGATCCTTCTTTGCCTTCCCGTGATGAGGTCAGTCTGTAACATTGCTGTTTAAGAACACAAAAAGCATCAATTTCAACCCTCATTACAGATAAATGAGAACTCTatataaagaagaaaatgtacTCAGATACCTGAGAAATCGAACTTGCTGTTACAGTTGAATGAAGATGTGTTTAAAACTGCTTTCGAGtttaatttgtaatatttttcaaTATCCACACTCCTAAGTGGGTTATTTGTGTCATCCTGCAGgatgaacagaaaacagaaggaCAGTGATACCTCAGACAATCAGCTCTACGTGATATTTTGTAATGTAGTAGattttaagaaatgtttaaaacaaattacCTCAAATCTGTGCCACCTTCCACAGTCTCCCAGGTAATACCAGCACCATGGGGTGTCTGATGTGTCCATTGGTTCCATTTCCACCTCCCTGCACCACATTGTCCTGACAGAGATTAAATATATTACAGTAAAAACTAAATCAATCAGCTATAAAACCTGCTGTCCTCTTTCTGATTTACTCAAGTAGCTATTAAAGTTGACATCTGTGTTTCTGACTCAGCTGAGTGTAACGTCATAGCCACACCTCTAGGTTTGGCTTACACAACCGGAAGAGCAAGTGATATCAGCAAAACATACTGTGTGGTATATTTACTTGCATCACAGGCCTTCCTCTGAAAGATGTTCTTCAATCAATAACCGAATAGATCTGTTGAAAAGTTTATTAGTTGTAACATGTGCaaattacagacacacacatatagctGCACACACCctttgcacgcacacacacacacacacacacacacacacacacacacacacacacacacacacacacacacacacacagacacacacacacacacacacac is a genomic window of Thunnus albacares chromosome 23, fThuAlb1.1, whole genome shotgun sequence containing:
- the LOC122974800 gene encoding protein mono-ADP-ribosyltransferase PARP11, which gives rise to MWCREVEMEPMDTSDTPWCWYYLGDCGRWHRFEDDTNNPLRSVDIEKYYKLNSKAVLNTSSFNCNSKFDFSAMLQTDLITGRQRRIHRGYDLQRSCSCFSAAPVFWEMVDSTAPYQLTPLSELTAEYQTVAHYVKKDGLLDRSIVSISRIQNLDLWEIFCRKKKQLMRIQGVQEIQEKRLFHGTKFRNVDSICKYNFDLRLAGQNGHMLGKGIYFARHATYADKYSESSTDPLPPHGSPTQSTPTKTIFLARVITGKSNAGQRHFLKPDHGCSENLHDSCVDDITHPTIFVIFDPNQIYPEYLIQYK